One Salvia splendens isolate huo1 chromosome 1, SspV2, whole genome shotgun sequence genomic window, TCTTTATGGCTGTGGTGATTTAATATTTTCGTCTCACATGATATTCTCCCTAGTCTTTGTGCGGACATACCACAAGTATGGTACTCGAAGGTAATATCATGTTTCCTTTCAAATAAGTATATAGAAGTTAATTTTCTCTTCTGCTTAAGCAAGAATTTAACCATATCCACTCCAATGAATAGAAGATGCTGATATATCATATTACACCTTTGCTCTGTGAAATTTCTGACGTTAATATCGTCTGATCTGGCAGGTTTGTTAAGCAATTATCCTGGTTAACCGTTGTAATCCAAAGCTTGTTGATTGTGGCATCTCGTAAGCACTACACAGTTGATGTCGTCGTGGCATGGTACACTGTAAATTTGGTCGTGTTCTTTCTCGACAAGAAGTTGCCAGGTAAGCATAAGTTTCACTTGATCTTTTTATTGCCATCCTTGACTTGTTCATATATTTTGTCCCGACACGGATGTTATATACCTGCAGAACTACCCGACCGTTCGAGTGCATCTGCAGCATTGTTCCTCCCTCTGACCAAGGATAACAAAACCAAAGAAGAGAATCACAAACTCTTGAATGGGAATTCCGGGGATGCTGCCGACTGGGTATAACTTAGCTTCTCGCCTTGTTCTTTCAGCATTACCATCTTCACGAGCTAAAAAGTAGTCATGTATCGTTATGCAGAGGCCAAGAACTCAAATCAATGGCAAGATCATGGAAGAAGGCAATGTCGTGCATGTTGAAGCAGTCATCAGCGGCGTCTAAAAGGTGCCCCTCAAACTGGTAAAAACGCCACTAGTAAACTTAGATCATCGAGTTTGTGTAGTCCAGGTTAAGCTCTCATCTTTTAATAACAAATCCTCaacaagatgatgatgatgatgatgatgatgatgtatCATGCATTCaaaaaaactttcttttgtAATTGCAATCAATCAATCTTGATCAGCAGTTCTCTCCCACTTTTGTCTGAGGCACCACACATTCTGTCATGTGCAACAAAGATATGTTTGCTTATGACATGTCTGAATTACATATACATATTCAAATGACTGAATCATTGACCCCTCCCATCCCATGTGCTGTTGTGTTGAGGGTTTTATATACTGGTATGAATCAATTATTAGAGCCAGGAGTGCCAATTTGGATTTGAAATAAACCAAAATAATTGAATGTGGACAGAGCCTACTACATAATCTATTTGGGCTTTAACTCAGTTTCAGTTGTGCCCAATTGtaaaaagaattcaaacattGAAATCAATACTATGAAGTttcattgaaaaaaaaatgaaattaccaGACAAAGACAAGATGATGTTATTGGTTAGTTATTTGTGTGTGACAGTTACTTGGTATGCAACAATGGAACAGATGCCTGTGCTATTTCAAGAAACCTCAATTCTCAATTTACTATATGACAAAACAATTTGTACAGGGAATATTGTTTGAATATTTGGTGAAGGTTTTGCCCCACATAATATCCTCTTCCCCAAAACAATTCCGGTACAAAAATTGTCTTTCAAATATACCAATTCACACACATTTTTAGGCTTGGTGAATGTGAATTGCATCTAGTGTTGACATAACATAATTGATGATTTTGGTTGTCTACAGCTAGTATGGTTAGGCATGTGCCTCTTTTTTCATGTGCATATTTGTTCAAACTTTATAGCGGCAGTGTCACCCCTCTCTACTTATTTCATCCATCATACTATTGCCGCAATTTATGCTTAACAAATTCATGTCAAATAGGgtcatgtgtgtgtgtgtgtgtgagagaaagAGTTAATGAATGGCCACCACTTTACTTTTGCATGTTTGTAATCTAataacaaaatttgatagcTAATTAAGAGGTAAAGGATCAATGTATTTCTACTCAATGAAAAGCCtgcgtgtgagagagagagagatcagaTGTGTGGTAGAAATAATTAGAGCACTTGGTGGTATACAGTCAGTGTGGCTAGTTGGTTTGTGGGGTGTTAATCATGATTTCATAAGCCTTTTTGTTCCATATTTAGGGCTTCATTATTCTGCAGGGACCTTTTTAAGATGCCAAATGTCTCCTTATCTCAATATTATTGCACGTATTGTCTAACTTATTTGAGTCCACACACAAATGTATGTAAAATTTTACTCCTTTGGCAAATTGTAAAGTGAATGTAAATCTTTAACTGGAGAGTACAaaatttcttctctcttttcctATCTATTGCTAATATTGATTGGTATGATTTCCGAATACAAGCAAGGATTTTATATTAATGATAGGGGGACTAAGTGGTATTTAAGTGTCAAAAGTTCGGTTGCTATCATGATTTTTCAATATCCCATCACAATTTGCCATGTTCTAGTGATTTCAATAGCATCATTTTCTATAATTATGAGGAATAATTTACATTGCAGAAATTGCTTTCAGAAACAATTTTCACTGGCTGTCTTTTAATGAACAGATTGAGAatagtattaaaattttgaaacaaaatcCATTGTTTGTCGAAAGCAAATCAGAATCCACTTGGTCTCGAATTTCTTAAAACTGTGGTTCCCCTGCCACAGTGGCAGGTAAGAACTGTGAATcaacaaaaatagtaaaaagcaACACATGCcaactgagagagagagagagatggaggagAGAGGCATACACAAATCAGGAATGATGAGGAAGTtgcataagagcatctccaatgctggcggacgtcaaatagccgtcaaatagccttcacactgccacatcatcagcactacaattctcctgccacatcagcttgccacatcaactggacatcaaatagccatcaaatagccttcacactacctatccacatcactaataacaattatataatttaatttacaattgtatcaacatacataatttaatttacgagacaaatacggaaaattcgaataataatattaaaatttaaaaagtacattacttttaaaaaaaagtacaacaatttaaaaaaattacaaaaagtaaaaagtacattaatttaaaaaagtaaaacaaaatcactcatcgccgccgtcctcgtctccgtcgtcgcccaacgcttcttcactgccgtcgccgccgcctccgtcgccacctacgccgcggctattcccgccggtgtccctcctcatcgcctccagttcttcacgctggctctggagcaatacgcgaagaaaatccttcacctcggggtccaccgccgcttggaagtcggctaaggtcttcaccatttgagcgcgcgtttgttggcgcgcgaagaatttgagctcctcggtagacctgccgaggggggatgccgaatggacatcctgggaactcggtgtgccccccctcgcaacctgctgcgcccgcctttgcccaaccgggcgaggtcggcgaccgaacgaccgaggagtcgggacctcctgggccgtctcggggaggtctgacgaaccaccgctgctgccgctataatctccggtatagttcagtctctgcctcttcggccagccagcgtcgacgcctgcccggaatttctccgactcgttgagcacaacgtagcagttccagtaggtgaactcatagtacttcttatccggatcggggtaggctctttccgcaatcctcctgcagtcttcctctgtttggccactggtctgcatgcggagggcgttggcgtacaaacccgaaaatcgagagacgccagccctgattcggtcccagcacttccggacctcctccccggtgcacggtctcccttcagggcaaaatgccctgtaggctgcagctatcttcgcccacaagttgacgatcctctggttgtttgaaacgagaggatcgtcgcaaacactcacccacgccttggcaaccgcaacgttctccgcgtcagtccacttcctccggccccggatttcggcgcggggctgcgacgactcgccgaccttcttcgccttgcccttcttcttaccccgccctactccctggctttgaatgagagtttcagaaacgtcgttaatatcaaaacccaagtccgctaaggagaaggtctccgaatactgtgcatccgttggggtcgatgtgtgcgaagaaccggtggaaaaatcaaaagtcggccgataggcgttgtcccccccgtgcgtcgcctgcgactgtggaatcatatgttgcgccggtggcatcatctgctgcgccggtggctgcatgccgggtgcccaccccggcatcatctgcatagggggctgcatgccgggtgcccaccccggaatcatctgctgccacgggtacacgttgtagtacccgctcattggaggccaaccacctcccccaggagccggggaagtatgggaccctgccccgggagtcgggggcgtctgagaccctacaccgggagccgggggagtctgagaccatcccccgggattaactggagtaccttcgtagttgttctccattgctcgttattgatcttgtacagaaagtaaggtagagagagagtactcgttaaaacaagtggtgcgaatgaaaatgaggttcaacgcgcgtatatattgtgttttgcgaaaaaaaaaaaaaaaaatatttaaatccgacgccggtttggcgccgatccgggagccacaatggcgcccgtgaggatcggcgtgggaaccggcgtcagcgcgggaatcggcatggcgacgccgattttgacgccgatttcgcccacgccggttccaatggttcggcgtcaaaccggcgtgggcgaaaaatcggcgctccggtggtgacgccgaccattggagatgctctaaagaaGAAAGCTAAAATTAGGAAAAAAGAAACATACTTATCTTTTTTCAAAAACAACTCACATCATAAGTGTGGTAGATAGTAGTACTATTcaccaaaatgaaaataaaatcatagtatCCCACACACCAACCCCATGCTTTGAATATTTAGTGTATGCTCTTAAAATGTGAACACCTCTTCTAAACAAAAACCACAAAACACTATTCTTGGATCCACAAATTCAAATCTCCCATCTCTCTCATAAATCCCAATGCTCAAAATCTTGATCAAACACACTAATtaagacacacacacacagagagaaAGAGAACAATTTTTTTCCTGCGACAGCCTGCAATTTCAGTTTCTGCAGAAGTAAAAATTCATGGGTGCAAAGTGCTCCAAGTTCTCATTTTGCTGGTGGCATTCTCATCTCAAACCATCTGTTCTTCAATCCACTGATCCGGGTCAGTTTGTGCACCTCCatttgattgaatttttttcatGGGTTTGTGTAAAAATGCAATCTTTTTCATGGATTTGTAGAGAATGGGGAGAAAAATGCTTTTCCGAGCTTCAGAGAGTTCAGCTGGGAGGAGCTGAAAACTGCTACAAAAGGATTTTCTTCAGACAACATAGTCTCTGAGCATGGAGAGAAGGCCcctaatgttgtttacaaaggtTTTCTTGAAACCGGAGGATGGATTGCTGTTAAGCGCTTCAACAAGTCTGCTTGGCCTGATCCTCGCCAATTTATAGTTAGTACATTCTTTCTTTCGACAAGTTGTTTGTTTTATGACCATGTGCTGTTTCACATTCTGATTACTTTTATTGTTTCTCTTAAATCCCATGtctttgtgaatttttttaaatgatcaAGATCAATTTATGAGTTTGCAAGTGGTTGTTTTGGTTATTGAAGGATGAAGCTAAGGCGGTGGGGAATTTGAGAAGCGAACGATTGTCTAATTTGATTGGATTCTGCTTTGAAGGAGAGGAGAGATTGTTGGTGGCAGAGTTTATGCCTAATGAGACTTTGGCCAAGCATTTATTTCACTGTGAGTTTTGTGAATTGTTGTTAAAGATTTAATTGCTTTTTTGTTGATCTGTTTTGAACTTATACTGTGCTTTGGAGAGATGGTTGAGGTAGGGTGTAAGGGGACATAAAGTTGCAAGATTCAGGTTTTGTGGTTTGGTTCATTTTGCTTACAAAATTGTTTTGTGATGGTCTGATGTGAGCAAGTGTAAACAGGGGAGAATCAGCCCATGAAATGGGCAATGAGGTTGAGGGTGGCCTTGTATTTGGCACAAGCTCTGGACTACTGCAGCAGTCGAGGCCGGGCTTTGTATCATGATCTTAATGCTTACAGAGTCTTGTTTGATCAGGTGGATGTGTCTGTTTCACcatgattaattaaaatcttGAGCACAGTGTTTTCTGACATCAGTCATTGCTCCTTCTCTAGGATGGCAATCCCAGGCTCTCTTGTTTCGGGTTGATGAAGAATAGTCGAGATGGAAAAAGTTACAGCACAAACTTAGCCTTCACTCCTCCAGAGTATTTGAGAACTGGTATGCACAACTGTTATGTGATGATATCTCTTCCTATCTTCAGTAATGCTTGCTTGCCCTTCTTCCTTTATGCAGGAAGAGTGACTCCAGAAAGTGTGGTTTACAGCTTTGGAACTATGTTGCTTGATCTCCTAAGTGGCAAACATATACCTCCAAGCCATGTAAGATCCCATTATATTGTTTTCTCCATCTTTTCAGATTACTATCAATATCTATGACTTTGTAGGCACTCGATCTCATCCGCGGCAAGAACTTTCTGATGCTGATGGACTCCTGTCTGGAGGGACATTTCTCCAACGACGAGGGAACTGAGCTGGTCCGGCTAGCCACCCGTTGCTTGCAGTACGAAGCTCGGGAGAGGCCAAACGCAAAGACCCTAGTCACGTCCCTCATGTCACTCGAGAAAGAAACTGAGGTAACTCAagtcaagaaaagaaaaaactttCCCAACTTAGTTTAGTCTGTGATATGACTTCAACAAATGAACAATGCAGGTCCCTTCCTACGTTCTACTAGGCATCCCACAAGGAAAAACCGGCTGCACGGTGCCACTTCTGCTGACTCCAATGGGGGAAGCATGCCTGAGAATGGATCTCACCGCCATACACGAAATCCTCGACAAGGCCGGATACAAAGATGACGAGGGAATTGCCAATGAGGTCGGTCTCCCTCATTTTGGAAGATTTAATCAAACTGATGCAATCATCATTGACAACACCTTAATATCACACGAGTTGTCTCTTGATGCAGCTATCTTTTCAGTTGTGGACAAGCCAAATGCAGGAGACATTGAACTCCAAGAAGCAAGGAGACGCTGCATTTCGCACCAAAGACTTCGCCACTGCCATTGACTGCTACTCACAGGTAAAGCACGAAATCCTCGTATAAGCACTTGCCTATCTTTGTTTAGATataaacttgaatgtgtctGTAGTTCATCGAAGGTGGGACGATGGTTTCTCCGACGGTGTACGGGAGGCGGTGCGTGTGCTATCTGATGAGCGACATGCCGAATCAAGCACTTGGAGATGCGATGCAAGCACTGGCGATATCACCACAGTGGCCGACTGCTTTTCACCTTCAAGCTGCCGCGCTCTTCACACTTGGGATGGAGAATGATGCCCAAGAATCGCTGCAAGAAGCCTCCAATTTGGAAGCAAAACgaaacaaaatttgaaaaactgTATAGACTTGACTCCTCTTTCTTCATGTATTTAGGCTTTTCAACAATCCAACTTTGTCTAAAGCAGAGGATTTATCTCAAGCGTGTTgctgtttttttcttttcttggaaTATGTGGGTTTTGAGCACTCTTTTGTTAAGTTTTGTGCGTTTTGGGATTATGTTTCAGAAGAAAGATCGTATTGTTTAAGCTCACTGATCAAACTTAACTTGTTTTCAATCATGCACATAAGCAAATTAATACATTGAACTGAAAAAAAAACACTTGGATCTCTAATCTCTTAGACGATAAACCCTAATCCTACAATCCAAATTACATAAACTTACAATAAAACACTAATTAGGTTTACGGCTCCCACAGCAACGGCAAACACGAAATATTGATAAAAATTGTTCTGATTAACCCTCAAACCATAAAGTATAAGCTTAAATGATTTTATGATACCACATAGCAAATAAAAATGGCATACATAAATAACCTATGGGAACTACAAACCCTTCACTtgcaaaaaaatcaaatcaaatattaCTCGAGCACCAAATAGGTAGTTTGAGAAGAAACTTCCAACTATGTTAAGAGATTATATGAGAAAAACATATTGAATCTTTACCAGCTAGTCGATTTCGCTACACTGTAAAGTATTGCCTAGCATAGTAACTGGTTCTGATCACCAAAAATCAGCTAATGCAACTTGACAACGCCAAATAAATACCTGCCAGACTCGGGTTTTATTTGATTAATCAAATGTTTTCAACAAATACAACATAATCCTTGTATGCTCATCTCGAGTCAACTGACCGAAAGATAAAGAATCTCCTCTACATTGGAGGCCGACTGTTGCCTAGCAGTTGGCCAACTAAGTTAGTCACCTGCAGTGAAG contains:
- the LOC121747328 gene encoding serine/threonine-protein kinase BSK5-like isoform X2 → MGAKCSKFSFCWWHSHLKPSVLQSTDPENGEKNAFPSFREFSWEELKTATKGFSSDNIVSEHGEKAPNVVYKGFLETGGWIAVKRFNKSAWPDPRQFIDEAKAVGNLRSERLSNLIGFCFEGEERLLVAEFMPNETLAKHLFHWENQPMKWAMRLRVALYLAQALDYCSSRGRALYHDLNAYRVLFDQDGNPRLSCFGLMKNSRDGKSYSTNLAFTPPEYLRTGRVTPESVVYSFGTMLLDLLSGKHIPPSHALDLIRGKNFLMLMDSCLEGHFSNDEGTELVRLATRCLQYEARERPNAKTLVTSLMSLEKETEVPSYVLLGIPQGKTGCTVPLLLTPMGEACLRMDLTAIHEILDKAGYKDDEGIANELSFQLWTSQMQETLNSKKQGDAAFRTKDFATAIDCYSQFIEGGTMVSPTVYGRRCVCYLMSDMPNQALGDAMQALAISPQWPTAFHLQAAALFTLGMENDAQESLQEASNLEAKRNKI
- the LOC121747328 gene encoding serine/threonine-protein kinase BSK5-like isoform X1 — encoded protein: MGAKCSKFSFCWWHSHLKPSVLQSTDPENGEKNAFPSFREFSWEELKTATKGFSSDNIVSEHGEKAPNVVYKGFLETGGWIAVKRFNKSAWPDPRQFIDEAKAVGNLRSERLSNLIGFCFEGEERLLVAEFMPNETLAKHLFHWENQPMKWAMRLRVALYLAQALDYCSSRGRALYHDLNAYRVLFDQDGNPRLSCFGLMKNSRDGKSYSTNLAFTPPEYLRTGMHNCYVMISLPIFSNACLPFFLYAGRVTPESVVYSFGTMLLDLLSGKHIPPSHALDLIRGKNFLMLMDSCLEGHFSNDEGTELVRLATRCLQYEARERPNAKTLVTSLMSLEKETEVPSYVLLGIPQGKTGCTVPLLLTPMGEACLRMDLTAIHEILDKAGYKDDEGIANELSFQLWTSQMQETLNSKKQGDAAFRTKDFATAIDCYSQFIEGGTMVSPTVYGRRCVCYLMSDMPNQALGDAMQALAISPQWPTAFHLQAAALFTLGMENDAQESLQEASNLEAKRNKI